A genomic window from Quercus lobata isolate SW786 chromosome 10, ValleyOak3.0 Primary Assembly, whole genome shotgun sequence includes:
- the LOC115964336 gene encoding mitogen-activated protein kinase kinase kinase 18-like: MASGTHPPSSAATIRGTTFHQRHSSFAPPLSSPLIISSTIVSTTTSWLVVISVRVYGWAGGDFRVDLSECILKGLNHIHRCGYVHCDIKPENVLLVNVSASTTVAAHFVAKIADLGLAKRGKEFNKRDLFNLIADKCELPEIPGGISSQAKDFLKACLVKKYMYRFTAEMLMDHPFLDRLGDEELPAVTCVSEIDEADYEVFCFSEDYEFRCSSGDLSLLLDDDINLGLLVITIKT; the protein is encoded by the exons ATGGCTTCTGGTACTCACCCACCAAGTAGTGCAGCAACCATCAGAGGAACCACCTTTCATCAGCGCCACTCATCATTCGCTCCACCGTTGTCGTCACCACTCATCATTAGCTCCACCATTGTTAGCACCACCACTA GTTGGCTGGTGGTGATTTCTGTCAGGGTTTATGGGTGGGCTGGTGGTGATTTCAGAGTGGATTTGTCGGAG TGTATTCTAAAAGGGCTTAATCATATTCATAGATGTGGGTATGTACACTGTGATATCAAGCCTGAGAATGTTCTGCTTGTGAATGTGAGTGCTAGTACTACTGTTGCTGCTCATTTTGTGGCCAAGATTGCTGATCTTGGGTTGGCCAAGAG GGGAAAAGAGTTTAACAAACGAGATCTGTTCAATCTTATTGCTGACAAGTGCGAATTGCCTGAAATTCCAGGTGGGATTTCAAGTCAAGCCAAAGATTTTCTGAAAGCGTGCCTTGTGAAGAAATATATGTATAGGTTTACTGCTGAGATGTTGATGGATCACCCATTTCTTGACAGACTTGGTGATGAAGAACTACCGGCTGTTACCTGTGTTTCTGAGATTGATGAGGCCGATTATGAGGTTTTTTGTTTCTCAGAAGATTATGAGTTTAGATGTTCTTCTGGCGATTTGAGCTTGCTGCTTGATGATGATATCAATTTGGGTTTACTTGTCATTACCATAAAGACTTAG